In Xenorhabdus nematophila ATCC 19061, one DNA window encodes the following:
- the ilvA gene encoding threonine ammonia-lyase, biosynthetic — protein sequence MVAVYPLNSEPNGAEYLKAALSAPVYDVAQVTPLQEMKKISSRLNNTILVKREDRQLVHSFKLRGAYAMIAGLTEEQKTKGVITASAGNHAQGVALSASKVGVKATIVMPIATADIKVDAVRSFGGAVLLHGANFDEAKAKAIEMAKEHGYTFVPPFDHPVVIAGQATLAMELLQQDVHLDRIFVPVGGGGLIAGVAVLIKQLVPEMKVIGVEAEDSACLKAALEAGHPVDLPRIGLFAEGVAVKRIGDETFRLCQQYVDDVITVDSDAICAAMKDIFEDVRAIAEPSGALALAGLKKYVQQYQIQGERLAHILSGANVNFHGLRYVSERCELGEQREALLAVTIPEQKGSFLHFCQILGPRVVTEFSYRYSDATDPNKACIFVGIRLSRGNAERREIIEELNSSGYQVADFTDDEMAKLHVRYMIGGRPSKPLQERLFSFAFPESPGALLKFLQTLGTHWNITLFHYRSHGTDYGRVLAAFELAEPEVRFDRHLEVLGYEYHDETDNPSFNLLLK from the coding sequence ATTGTGGCGGTTTATCCTCTTAATTCTGAACCCAATGGGGCGGAATACCTCAAAGCTGCATTGAGTGCACCTGTGTATGACGTTGCTCAAGTGACCCCGTTACAGGAAATGAAAAAAATTTCTTCTCGCTTGAACAATACGATTTTGGTTAAACGGGAAGATCGCCAGTTGGTACACAGCTTCAAATTGCGTGGTGCATACGCGATGATTGCAGGTTTGACGGAAGAGCAGAAAACCAAAGGTGTGATTACGGCCTCTGCGGGTAATCATGCGCAAGGTGTTGCGTTGTCGGCCAGCAAGGTTGGTGTAAAGGCAACCATCGTGATGCCTATCGCTACCGCGGATATCAAAGTCGATGCAGTACGCAGCTTTGGTGGCGCAGTCCTGTTGCATGGAGCAAATTTCGATGAAGCGAAAGCAAAAGCGATCGAGATGGCAAAAGAGCACGGTTACACCTTCGTCCCTCCCTTTGACCACCCTGTTGTGATTGCAGGTCAGGCAACACTGGCTATGGAATTGCTACAGCAGGACGTCCATCTTGACCGCATCTTTGTTCCGGTCGGTGGTGGTGGATTGATTGCCGGTGTCGCCGTTCTCATCAAACAGCTTGTACCTGAAATGAAAGTCATTGGTGTAGAAGCTGAAGATTCGGCTTGTTTAAAAGCCGCACTGGAAGCCGGTCATCCCGTCGATTTACCTCGAATCGGGCTATTTGCTGAGGGAGTGGCTGTTAAGCGCATTGGCGATGAAACATTCCGCTTATGCCAGCAATATGTTGATGATGTTATTACGGTCGATAGTGATGCTATTTGTGCCGCGATGAAAGATATTTTCGAAGATGTCAGGGCGATCGCCGAACCTTCCGGCGCGCTGGCGTTAGCGGGCTTGAAGAAATACGTCCAGCAATATCAGATTCAGGGAGAACGATTGGCGCATATTCTCTCTGGTGCCAATGTGAATTTTCATGGTTTGCGTTACGTCTCAGAACGTTGTGAACTTGGGGAACAACGTGAAGCATTGCTTGCGGTTACTATTCCTGAGCAAAAGGGCAGTTTCCTGCATTTCTGCCAGATATTGGGGCCTCGTGTTGTGACCGAGTTCAGTTATCGCTATTCGGATGCCACTGATCCGAATAAGGCCTGTATTTTTGTGGGAATCAGATTGAGCCGGGGAAATGCTGAGCGCCGTGAGATCATTGAGGAATTAAATTCGTCGGGATATCAGGTAGCGGATTTTACCGATGATGAAATGGCGAAACTGCATGTTCGTTACATGATAGGCGGCAGACCATCCAAGCCATTGCAGGAACGGTTGTTCAGTTTTGCCTTTCCTGAATCTCCGGGTGCTTTGCTGAAATTCTTACAGACGCTAGGCACACATTGGAATATCACTTTATTTCATTATCGTAGTCATGGTACAGATTATGGTCGTGTATTGGCGGCTTTTGAGCTTGCAGAGCCGGAAGTGCGCTTTGACCGCCATTTAGAGGTACTGGGCTATGAATACCATGATGAAACGGATAATCCTTCTTTTAATTTGCTATTGAAGTAA
- a CDS encoding Fic/DOC family protein, with product MKYDGTDKYCYDAHPDVLINKFGIADEELLDHRIIKEQMRVIDNIKIHSPYSLNTLCDIHRKMFSCAFNWAGKLRDIDISKGNTRFCHNIYLDKEGEKIFVNVNKLHKDLLVMPDNKKKTDNPDLVKKMDELGKIICDLNFLHPFREGNGRTLRLFVELFLFNLGIIISWPELPTCWMKASIDDQGESMKGLFLLKSSK from the coding sequence ATGAAGTACGATGGAACTGATAAATATTGTTATGATGCTCATCCGGACGTTTTAATTAATAAATTTGGTATAGCGGATGAAGAATTATTAGATCACCGAATAATAAAAGAACAGATGCGTGTCATCGACAATATTAAAATACATTCGCCATATAGTTTGAATACATTATGCGATATACACCGTAAAATGTTCTCATGTGCATTTAATTGGGCTGGTAAACTTCGAGATATTGATATAAGTAAAGGCAATACTCGGTTCTGTCATAACATTTATTTGGATAAAGAAGGGGAGAAAATCTTCGTTAACGTGAATAAGTTACATAAAGATTTATTGGTGATGCCTGATAATAAGAAAAAAACTGATAATCCTGATCTTGTCAAGAAGATGGATGAACTTGGCAAAATTATTTGTGATTTAAATTTTCTTCATCCTTTCCGCGAGGGAAATGGGCGTACCTTACGCTTATTTGTGGAGTTATTTTTATTTAACTTAGGGATTATTATCAGTTGGCCTGAATTACCAACGTGTTGGATGAAAGCCAGTATTGATGATCAGGGTGAGAGCATGAAAGGCTTATTTTTGCTCAAATCGAGCAAATAA
- the ilvY gene encoding HTH-type transcriptional activator IlvY, translating into MDLRDLKLFLHLAESCHFGRTATAMHVSPSTLSRQIQRLEELLGHPLFLRDNRTVKLTSAGEQLKQFAQQTLLQYKQLQHSLNHQSSSLTGELRLFCSVTAAYSHLPQVLDKFRAEHPLVEIKLTTGDAADAVNKVQSDAADLGIAGKPEKLPDNISFTKIGEIPLVLIAPSLPCTVRSLAIEAQPDWNSIPFILPEHGPSRKRIELWFRRHQILHPVIYATVSGHEAIVSMVALGCGIALIPAVVVENSPEPVRNRISLLDNISLVEPFELGICALSKRLNEPLIKAFWKLLSA; encoded by the coding sequence ATGGATCTACGTGATTTAAAACTGTTTTTACACCTTGCGGAAAGTTGTCATTTTGGACGCACAGCCACAGCCATGCACGTCAGCCCATCCACACTTTCGCGCCAGATCCAGCGTCTTGAAGAATTATTGGGGCACCCCCTGTTTTTACGGGATAACCGAACGGTGAAACTCACTTCTGCCGGTGAACAATTAAAACAATTTGCCCAGCAGACACTCCTGCAATATAAACAACTACAACATTCACTCAATCACCAAAGTTCATCGCTGACAGGGGAACTGCGGCTGTTCTGTTCAGTGACTGCCGCCTATAGTCATCTTCCGCAAGTCTTGGATAAATTCAGGGCTGAACATCCCTTGGTAGAAATCAAACTGACGACAGGCGACGCTGCCGATGCGGTTAACAAAGTCCAGTCCGATGCTGCTGATTTGGGGATTGCAGGCAAACCGGAGAAATTACCGGATAACATCAGTTTTACCAAAATAGGCGAAATACCACTGGTATTAATTGCCCCCTCTCTGCCCTGTACCGTGAGATCTCTCGCGATAGAAGCACAACCCGACTGGAATAGCATTCCGTTTATCCTGCCCGAGCATGGCCCTTCCCGTAAGCGTATTGAGCTTTGGTTCCGCCGCCATCAAATCCTGCATCCTGTGATTTACGCGACAGTTTCCGGCCATGAAGCGATTGTTTCCATGGTTGCATTAGGTTGTGGAATTGCGTTGATCCCTGCGGTCGTCGTCGAAAATAGCCCTGAACCCGTACGGAACCGCATTTCGCTGCTGGATAATATTTCGCTGGTCGAACCGTTTGAATTAGGGATTTGTGCACTGAGCAAGCGTTTAAATGAACCGCTAATTAAAGCATTTTGGAAACTGCTGTCAGCATAA
- the ilvC gene encoding ketol-acid reductoisomerase yields MANYFDTLNLRQQLAQLGKCRFMAREEFADEAGYLKGKKVVIVGCGAQGLNQGLNMRDSGLDIAYALRKEAIEEKRASWRKATENGFRVGTYEELIPQADLVINLTPDKQHSSVVRAVQPLMKEGAALGYSHGFNIVEVGEQIRKDITVVMVAPKCPGTEVREEYKRGFGVPTLIAVHPENDVKGEGMAIAKAWVAATGGHRAGVLESSFVAEVKSDLMGEQTILCGMLQAGSLLCYDKLVADGAEPSYAGKLIQFGWETITEALKQGGITLMMDRLSNSAKLRAYALAEQLKTLLAPLFQKHMDDIISGAFSSTMMADWANDDKNLLTWREETGKTPFENYPDYSGNISEQEYFDHGVLMIAMVKAGVELAFDTMIDAGIIEESAYYESLHELPLIANTIARKRLYEMNVVISDTAEYGNYLFSHIAVPLLKEKFMATLQAGDLGKEVADSGIDNAQLRDVNEAIRHHPIETIGHTLRGYMTDMKRIAVGG; encoded by the coding sequence ATGGCTAATTATTTTGATACGTTGAATTTACGCCAGCAATTGGCGCAGTTAGGCAAGTGCCGTTTTATGGCGCGGGAAGAATTTGCTGACGAAGCAGGGTATTTAAAAGGTAAGAAAGTGGTGATCGTGGGGTGTGGTGCGCAGGGGCTAAACCAAGGTCTTAACATGCGTGATTCTGGTTTGGATATTGCCTATGCCCTGCGTAAAGAAGCAATTGAAGAAAAACGCGCATCATGGCGCAAGGCAACTGAAAATGGTTTCAGAGTCGGTACTTATGAAGAGTTGATTCCACAGGCTGATTTAGTGATCAATCTGACGCCCGACAAACAGCATTCATCGGTCGTTCGTGCTGTTCAGCCCCTGATGAAAGAAGGTGCTGCTTTAGGTTACTCCCACGGTTTCAATATCGTCGAAGTGGGCGAGCAGATCCGTAAAGACATCACAGTTGTGATGGTTGCCCCTAAATGTCCGGGAACGGAAGTCCGTGAAGAGTATAAGCGTGGATTTGGTGTTCCTACTCTGATTGCCGTACATCCGGAAAATGATGTCAAAGGCGAAGGCATGGCGATTGCAAAAGCGTGGGTGGCCGCAACGGGTGGTCATCGTGCAGGTGTGCTGGAATCTTCTTTCGTAGCAGAAGTAAAATCAGATTTGATGGGTGAACAGACCATTTTGTGTGGCATGTTACAGGCAGGTTCTCTGTTATGTTATGACAAATTGGTTGCTGATGGCGCTGAGCCGAGCTATGCCGGAAAATTAATTCAGTTTGGCTGGGAAACCATTACCGAAGCCCTGAAGCAAGGCGGTATTACGTTGATGATGGATCGCCTCTCTAATTCGGCGAAACTGCGTGCTTATGCGCTTGCCGAGCAGCTGAAAACGCTTTTGGCTCCGCTGTTCCAGAAACATATGGATGACATCATTTCCGGTGCGTTTTCTTCCACAATGATGGCTGATTGGGCAAATGACGATAAGAATCTGCTGACCTGGCGTGAAGAAACAGGAAAAACCCCATTCGAGAATTACCCGGATTACAGCGGCAATATCAGTGAACAGGAATATTTTGATCACGGCGTGTTGATGATAGCTATGGTTAAGGCTGGGGTGGAATTGGCATTTGATACGATGATAGATGCCGGCATTATTGAAGAGTCTGCTTATTACGAATCGTTGCATGAACTACCACTGATCGCGAACACGATTGCCCGTAAGCGCTTGTATGAAATGAACGTAGTCATTTCTGATACTGCGGAATATGGCAACTACTTGTTCTCTCATATCGCGGTTCCGCTGCTGAAAGAAAAATTTATGGCGACCCTGCAAGCGGGCGATTTAGGCAAAGAGGTTGCAGATAGCGGCATTGATAATGCACAGTTACGTGATGTGAATGAAGCTATCCGTCACCATCCAATTGAAACTATCGGCCATACGTTGCGTGGTTATATGACTGATATGAAACGCATTGCAGTCGGCGGATAA
- a CDS encoding class II histone deacetylase produces MLRKTGFFFDELCFWHNSGLQHVVTFPVGGWVQPPNSAGHAESPETKRRMKSLMDVSGLTRSLHLRNAEPLDDATLKLVHTEEYLQRFKSVSDSGAGILGPEASIGQGSYEIAKLSAGLTYAAVKAVLEDELDNAYSLSRPPGHHCLPDQAMGFCLLANIALAIEHAKEKLGVGRVAVLDWDVHHGNGTQHIFWERDDVLTISLHQDGCYPEGYSGEEDIGAGKGEGFNINIPLMAGAGHNSYLYAMDQIVLPALQRYQPELIIVACGYDANAYDPLARMQLHSDSFREMTRKIQQAADELCHGKLVMVHEGGYAEAYVPFCGLAVMEELSGIRTEVTDPALSIIQSQQPKERFDAFQRQAIDELKLKFNL; encoded by the coding sequence ATGCTACGCAAAACCGGCTTTTTCTTTGATGAACTCTGTTTCTGGCATAACTCTGGATTACAACATGTCGTAACGTTTCCCGTCGGTGGATGGGTACAACCGCCCAATAGTGCAGGACATGCCGAGTCACCAGAAACTAAACGCCGAATGAAAAGTTTAATGGATGTTTCTGGTTTAACCCGTTCATTGCATTTACGAAATGCTGAACCTCTCGACGATGCAACATTGAAGCTCGTTCACACTGAAGAATATTTACAACGTTTCAAATCCGTGAGTGACAGTGGCGCGGGAATACTGGGGCCAGAAGCATCAATAGGCCAAGGCAGCTATGAGATTGCCAAACTCTCTGCCGGGCTGACTTATGCCGCAGTGAAAGCCGTATTAGAAGATGAATTGGATAATGCTTACAGTCTTTCCCGCCCTCCCGGACACCATTGCCTGCCAGATCAAGCCATGGGATTTTGTCTCCTTGCCAATATTGCCCTTGCCATTGAGCACGCGAAGGAAAAACTTGGCGTTGGCCGAGTCGCAGTTCTTGACTGGGATGTTCATCACGGTAATGGCACACAACATATCTTCTGGGAACGTGATGATGTTTTGACTATTTCACTGCATCAGGATGGATGCTATCCCGAAGGTTACAGTGGCGAAGAAGATATCGGTGCTGGCAAAGGAGAAGGTTTCAATATCAACATCCCATTGATGGCAGGTGCCGGGCACAATAGCTATCTGTATGCCATGGATCAAATTGTGCTGCCGGCACTACAACGCTATCAGCCTGAATTGATTATCGTTGCCTGCGGCTATGACGCCAATGCTTACGATCCTTTGGCCCGAATGCAATTGCACAGTGACAGTTTCCGTGAAATGACCCGAAAAATACAGCAAGCAGCGGATGAGTTATGCCACGGCAAATTGGTCATGGTACATGAAGGCGGTTATGCCGAAGCTTATGTGCCTTTCTGTGGATTAGCGGTCATGGAAGAGTTAAGTGGCATACGCACTGAAGTCACTGACCCAGCGTTAAGCATCATTCAATCGCAGCAACCCAAAGAGCGATTTGACGCGTTCCAGCGACAAGCCATTGATGAACTGAAACTGAAATTTAATCTCTAG
- the rep gene encoding DNA helicase Rep, producing the protein MRLNPSQQQAVEFVTGPCLVLAGAGSGKTRVITNKIAHLIRACGYQARHIAAVTFTNKAAREMKERVAQTLGRKETKGLMISTFHTLGLEIIKREYQALGMKSNFSLFDDQDQMALLKDLTADLLEEDKDLLQKLISSISNWKNDLMSPEQVVRSARSAQEHQFAECYRRYDLHLNSCNILDFDDLITKPTLLLMRDENVRERWQNRIRYLLVDEYQDTNTSQYQLVKLLVGNRARFTVVGDDDQSIYSWRGARPQNLILLKEDFPQLNVIKLEQNYRSSGRILKAANILIANNPHVFEKKLFSELHYGDPLRVLEANNEDHEAERVIGELIAHHFINKTEYKDYAILYRGNHQSRIFEKMLMQNRIPYRISGGTSFFSRPEIKDLLSYLRVLTNPEDDSAFLRIVNTPRREIGAVTIQKLGEWANQRNKSLYQASFDLGLEQHLTGRGLAALHRFTHWMEEISRQVEREPLLAVRDLLRGMDYESWLYETSPSPKAAEMRMKNVNQLFTWMSEMLEGDDLNEPMTLSQVVARFTLRDMLERGEEDDALDQVQLMTLHASKGLEFPYVFLVGMEEGLLPHQSSIDEENIEEERRLAYVGITRAQRVLFFTLSKERRQYGELIRPEPSRFLLELPQDDLDWPRGKRVVSAEERMKQGQSRLADIKSRLGLGQKNVGK; encoded by the coding sequence ATGCGATTAAATCCAAGCCAACAACAAGCGGTTGAATTTGTCACAGGGCCTTGTCTGGTTCTGGCGGGAGCAGGTTCCGGCAAGACCCGCGTGATCACCAATAAAATTGCCCATCTGATCCGCGCTTGTGGCTATCAGGCTCGGCATATTGCCGCAGTCACCTTCACCAATAAGGCGGCACGTGAAATGAAAGAACGTGTGGCGCAAACGTTGGGCCGGAAGGAAACGAAGGGCCTGATGATCTCGACTTTTCATACCCTGGGCCTGGAGATTATCAAGCGTGAATATCAGGCATTAGGTATGAAGAGCAATTTTTCGTTGTTCGATGATCAAGATCAAATGGCCTTATTGAAAGATCTCACCGCAGATTTGCTGGAGGAAGATAAGGATCTGTTGCAAAAACTGATTTCAAGCATTTCTAACTGGAAGAATGATTTGATGTCACCGGAGCAGGTGGTGAGATCTGCTCGTTCGGCGCAGGAACACCAATTTGCAGAGTGTTATCGTCGTTATGACTTGCATCTGAACAGTTGCAATATTCTTGATTTTGATGATCTGATTACCAAACCAACCCTGTTATTAATGCGCGATGAAAACGTCAGGGAGCGCTGGCAGAATAGAATTCGTTACTTGCTGGTGGATGAATATCAGGATACCAACACCAGCCAGTATCAATTGGTGAAATTGTTGGTGGGCAATCGTGCCCGCTTTACAGTCGTTGGTGATGATGATCAATCCATTTATTCATGGCGTGGTGCCCGGCCACAGAATTTGATTCTGCTGAAAGAGGATTTCCCGCAATTGAATGTGATCAAGCTGGAGCAGAATTACCGTTCATCGGGACGGATATTGAAAGCAGCGAATATCCTGATCGCCAACAACCCCCATGTATTTGAGAAAAAACTCTTTTCAGAGTTGCACTATGGCGATCCGCTCAGGGTGCTCGAAGCCAACAATGAAGATCATGAAGCTGAGCGTGTGATAGGTGAATTAATCGCCCATCATTTTATCAATAAGACGGAATACAAAGATTACGCCATCCTTTATCGTGGTAATCACCAGTCCCGGATCTTCGAAAAAATGTTGATGCAAAACCGAATTCCTTACCGGATTTCGGGAGGAACATCGTTCTTTTCCCGGCCTGAGATCAAAGACTTGCTTTCTTATTTGCGTGTTTTGACCAATCCTGAAGATGACAGTGCGTTCCTGCGTATTGTCAATACACCACGGCGAGAAATCGGCGCGGTGACGATCCAGAAATTGGGAGAGTGGGCAAATCAACGTAATAAAAGTCTTTATCAGGCCAGTTTCGATCTTGGTCTGGAACAGCATCTGACTGGGCGTGGTCTGGCAGCATTACATCGATTCACGCATTGGATGGAAGAGATATCCCGTCAGGTTGAGCGTGAGCCGCTGCTGGCCGTGAGGGATTTATTGCGTGGTATGGACTACGAAAGCTGGCTATATGAAACTTCGCCCAGCCCAAAAGCGGCTGAAATGAGAATGAAAAACGTCAACCAGCTCTTCACATGGATGAGTGAAATGCTTGAGGGAGATGATTTGAATGAACCGATGACACTTTCTCAGGTAGTCGCACGCTTTACGTTGCGGGATATGTTGGAGCGCGGAGAGGAAGACGACGCATTGGATCAAGTTCAGTTGATGACGCTCCATGCCTCCAAGGGGCTGGAGTTTCCTTATGTTTTTCTGGTGGGGATGGAAGAGGGGTTGCTACCACATCAGAGTAGTATTGATGAAGAGAATATTGAGGAAGAGCGCCGTTTGGCTTATGTCGGCATTACTCGTGCACAGAGAGTGCTTTTTTTCACGCTGAGCAAAGAACGCCGTCAGTATGGTGAACTGATCCGTCCTGAACCGAGCCGATTCTTGCTTGAGCTACCACAAGATGATTTAGACTGGCCACGGGGTAAACGCGTGGTGAGTGCGGAAGAGCGGATGAAACAGGGACAATCTCGCCTTGCTGATATTAAATCACGTTTAGGACTCGGACAGAAAAACGTCGGTAAGTAA
- the gppA gene encoding guanosine-5'-triphosphate,3'-diphosphate diphosphatase, with protein sequence MLASSSLYAAIDLGSNSFHMLVVREVSGSIQVVTRIKRKVRLAAGLDKHNHLSQQAMERGWQCLQLFSEYLQDIPATHIRVVATATLRLAANSDEFVRKASEILGISVSIISGKEEAQLIYHGVAHTTGGPEKRLVVDIGGGSTELVTGTGAKANQLFSLEMGCVTWLERYFSDRNLTEDNFAKAESAAHDILSPVTAILLEQGWQICVGASGTVQALQEIMIAQGMDELITLPKLQQLKYQAIECGKLEELEIDGLTLERALVFPSGLAILIAIFQALNIESMTLAGGALREGLVYGMLNLSVEQDIRTRTLHNIQQRFQLDTEQAQRVKQLTEYFCQQIAKPWELDERCRELLSSACLLHEIGLCIDFRQGAEHSAYLISHLDLPGYTPAQKRLLAILLKNQSGSVDLASLSQQNSLPLLQVQRLCRLLRLAIIFTSRRRNDDTLSALRLQVENETLIITLPQQWQIQHPLRAEALQQEIKWQGYVQWSLFLEEQNNFYLG encoded by the coding sequence ATGCTGGCTTCTTCTTCGCTCTATGCCGCTATCGATTTAGGTTCAAACAGTTTCCACATGCTGGTTGTCCGTGAAGTCTCCGGCAGCATTCAAGTGGTCACCCGCATTAAGCGTAAGGTCAGGCTGGCCGCTGGGTTGGATAAGCATAACCATTTATCACAACAGGCCATGGAGCGAGGATGGCAATGCCTTCAACTTTTTTCCGAATATTTGCAGGATATTCCTGCCACGCATATCCGTGTTGTTGCTACAGCGACCTTACGACTCGCGGCAAATTCAGATGAGTTTGTCAGGAAGGCTTCAGAAATCTTGGGTATTTCCGTCAGTATCATCAGTGGCAAAGAAGAAGCTCAGCTTATTTATCACGGTGTTGCCCATACCACCGGCGGGCCTGAAAAACGGCTTGTCGTGGATATTGGTGGAGGCAGTACAGAATTGGTAACAGGTACAGGAGCCAAAGCCAATCAGCTGTTCAGTCTTGAGATGGGCTGTGTCACGTGGCTAGAGCGCTATTTCAGTGACCGCAACCTGACAGAAGACAACTTTGCCAAAGCGGAATCTGCCGCCCATGATATTCTCAGCCCTGTCACCGCTATTTTGCTTGAACAGGGCTGGCAAATTTGTGTTGGTGCTTCCGGTACCGTGCAGGCCTTGCAGGAAATTATGATCGCTCAAGGCATGGACGAGCTGATCACTTTGCCGAAACTTCAACAACTCAAATATCAGGCAATCGAATGTGGCAAATTGGAAGAGCTGGAGATAGACGGTCTGACACTTGAACGGGCATTGGTTTTTCCAAGTGGATTAGCGATCTTAATCGCCATTTTTCAAGCATTGAATATTGAAAGCATGACACTGGCAGGTGGCGCGCTGCGCGAAGGGCTCGTGTACGGGATGTTAAATTTATCGGTTGAACAAGATATTCGTACCAGAACCTTACACAATATTCAGCAACGTTTTCAACTGGATACTGAACAGGCACAGCGAGTTAAACAACTGACTGAATATTTTTGTCAACAGATCGCCAAACCATGGGAATTAGATGAACGTTGCCGCGAATTATTGAGCAGCGCCTGTCTGCTCCATGAAATAGGTCTGTGCATTGATTTTCGCCAAGGGGCAGAACATTCTGCCTACCTGATCAGCCACTTGGATCTGCCCGGTTATACGCCAGCCCAAAAACGACTACTGGCGATTCTATTGAAAAATCAAAGCGGTTCTGTCGATTTAGCATCACTCAGCCAGCAAAATTCCCTGCCACTGTTGCAGGTACAACGGTTATGCCGCTTATTGCGCCTTGCGATTATTTTCACTAGCCGCCGACGCAATGATGACACCTTATCGGCCTTGCGGTTACAAGTGGAAAATGAAACTCTCATTATCACCTTGCCTCAACAATGGCAGATACAGCACCCTCTCAGGGCTGAGGCATTACAGCAAGAAATAAAGTGGCAAGGTTATGTTCAATGGTCTTTGTTCCTTGAAGAACAAAACAATTTCTATTTAGGTTAA
- the rhlB gene encoding ATP-dependent RNA helicase RhlB yields the protein MSKTHLTEKKFSDFALHPKVLGALDKKGFSNCTPIQALTLPFTVEGRDVAGQAQTGTGKTLAFLASTFHYLLTHPAGKERKINQPRALIMAPTRELAVQIYSDAKELAEVTGLKMGLAYGGDGYDKQLKVLESGVDIVIGTTGRLIDYAKQGHIHLGAIQVVVLDEADRMYDLGFIKDIRWLFRRIPAATERLNLLFSATLSYRVRELAFEQMNNPEYVEVEPLQKTGHRIREELFYPSNEEKMRLLQTLLEEEWPDRCIIFANTKHRCEDIWTHLAADGHRVGLLTGDVAQKKRLRILEEFSLGNLDILVATDVAARGLHIPSVTHVFNYDLPDDCEDYVHRIGRTGRAGESGHSISLACEEYVLNLPSIEEYIQHQIPVSKYNSDALLKDLPVPKRRNRTRPGGHPRRINMPRRGNPTRNRKHPS from the coding sequence ATGAGCAAAACACATTTGACAGAAAAGAAGTTTTCCGACTTCGCATTGCACCCCAAAGTCCTAGGAGCCCTTGATAAAAAAGGGTTTTCCAACTGCACGCCTATACAGGCGCTAACATTGCCTTTTACTGTCGAAGGCCGAGATGTTGCGGGGCAAGCACAAACCGGAACAGGCAAGACGCTGGCATTTTTGGCGTCTACTTTTCATTACTTATTAACTCATCCTGCGGGGAAAGAGCGTAAAATTAATCAGCCAAGAGCACTGATTATGGCTCCAACCCGTGAATTAGCTGTCCAAATATATTCTGACGCAAAAGAACTGGCGGAAGTCACTGGATTGAAAATGGGTCTTGCCTACGGTGGCGATGGCTATGATAAACAGCTTAAGGTGCTGGAATCAGGTGTTGATATCGTTATTGGCACAACAGGTCGTTTGATCGATTATGCAAAACAAGGCCATATTCATCTTGGTGCGATTCAAGTTGTCGTACTTGATGAAGCTGATCGCATGTACGATTTAGGCTTTATCAAAGACATTCGCTGGCTGTTCCGCCGTATCCCGGCAGCAACAGAAAGACTGAATTTGCTTTTTTCTGCGACGCTGTCTTACCGGGTGCGCGAACTCGCTTTCGAACAGATGAATAACCCTGAATATGTGGAAGTTGAACCCTTGCAGAAAACAGGGCACCGAATTCGTGAAGAGCTATTTTATCCTTCCAATGAAGAAAAAATGCGTCTGTTACAGACCTTGCTGGAAGAAGAATGGCCGGATCGTTGCATCATTTTTGCCAATACCAAGCACCGCTGTGAAGATATCTGGACTCATCTGGCTGCCGATGGTCATCGCGTTGGGCTTCTGACTGGCGATGTTGCCCAGAAAAAGCGACTGCGTATTCTCGAAGAATTCAGTCTGGGTAATCTGGATATTTTGGTTGCGACCGATGTGGCTGCCCGTGGTCTGCATATTCCATCTGTGACGCATGTATTTAATTATGATCTACCGGATGACTGTGAAGATTATGTTCACCGGATTGGCCGGACAGGACGCGCCGGAGAAAGCGGTCACTCTATCAGTCTGGCATGCGAAGAATATGTGTTGAACTTACCTTCTATTGAAGAGTATATCCAGCACCAGATACCCGTCAGTAAATATAATAGTGATGCGTTATTAAAAGATTTACCCGTTCCTAAGCGCCGTAATCGTACACGTCCAGGGGGACACCCACGCCGTATAAATATGCCACGTCGTGGAAATCCAACACGCAACCGTAAACACCCAAGCTGA
- the trxA gene encoding thioredoxin TrxA, with protein sequence MNAGIVHLSDSDFNEDKLNLKGIVLVDFWAEWCGPCKMIAPILDEIASDYAGKLTVAKLNVDDHTGTAPKFGIRGIPTMILFKDGEKVAVKVGALSKTQLKEFLEPHL encoded by the coding sequence GTGAATGCGGGTATCGTTCATCTGTCTGATAGTGATTTCAACGAAGATAAACTGAATCTAAAAGGTATCGTCCTTGTTGATTTCTGGGCTGAATGGTGCGGCCCTTGTAAAATGATCGCGCCTATTTTGGATGAAATTGCTTCAGATTATGCTGGTAAATTGACAGTCGCCAAGCTGAACGTTGATGATCACACTGGAACTGCACCAAAATTCGGCATTCGCGGTATCCCAACTATGATCCTGTTTAAAGATGGTGAGAAGGTCGCGGTAAAAGTGGGCGCATTGTCAAAAACTCAGCTGAAAGAGTTTTTGGAACCACACCTCTAA